The DNA window AAAGTTCAACAATCGAtggagaaatgaaaaagtaaattgCGGACTAGTATCTGGAATATACCGATTACGGCTGTTTACGGATATGACAGGGCTCAGTCCACATTTGATGGTTCTGCCCATCGTGAGATCCTCGCGATGCGGTAAAACCAGCCTCAGGGATGTCAGGTTTTTACCACTTCCTTGCACTCCACAACGTTCGCCCCATCCACTGACGTACAACCTGCCCCAGAAGGCGTCATCCGTGCTCAATTCAACGGTAAGGCTTTCGTTCGTGCATCTGACTCTCACTTGGATGATTAAAAAGATAGCTACAGTTATCATTTCACGAATTGATTGATTTGGAAAGTATCGTTGAGCATTGACTTACGGTCCAAACAGGGCTCGCGTTCTTTGTAGATTAGATCAGGCACGTATAGCAGAGAACTTGGTCCAGCACCGATAGTATCGTCGGCATGAAGGAGACACACCAAATTCGACGCAGTTATTGAATTGTACGACCGATGTACTGTATACCCTCTGCAGTTGAACCCATCCAAACTGGCGTCGCACCTCTCTTCGCACTTAAATTCGAGTAGACGTAGATTAAATGCTGCGTATGAATGTGCATCAATATCTCTTGAGCATCGTTAAACTCACTTGTGTTTCGTCCAGTCCAGGCAACCTCAGATCGGAGTACAGCATGGTTGCGTTTTCGAACTCCGAGTAAGAACAGTAATCAGCTTTAGCTGAAACAACGGTTGATTCCATGTAAGTATGCCgataaaaatcttttaaaCATTGTAACAGCTCCTTTCAGCTTCATTTGAGTTTCTACGTTAAACTATACCGACACAAATTATGGCACTGATTCTGGAGATACTCGTCTCTGTACATGGAAGCCCTATAAGCTTGAGGTCTGGATCCCCTGTCAAGGGTAGAAAGAGCGCATCTACCCTGCGTGTCTCCGATGCGTAAGTCTTCGGCGGTGCGATATCGCGCTGATCTGCAATTTCTACCTGTTGAAAGAGGAACTAGGTAGAACCAGTTATTGGATACAGTGGTACTTCTACGCGGGCTTCAAAATATGCAATGTACGAACCGGCGGCGATACAGCTTTCATAACACTGCGCTCTCGTCATGATTTCAGGCAGCCACCTGGCTGAAGGATCCACCAAAATCGCACCGAGCGTTCGTTCCACTTGCCAGAGCCTTTCGAGCTTGCAATTCGAAGGAACTAAAAAGTTACAATTTGAGATTATAgatgtaaaacaaaaatcagcATGCAAATATCGAAATACATGCTCCCCAATTACTTGAAGGCATGCAACTGGAACTTTAAAAATGATGCTCTACTCTTGAAGAGAATTAATTGTGAAAGATAGAGgatcattcatttattcagcCATATATTCCCTTTATTTCGAATACAATtctgtataggtataatgtgCATACGTATCTACCTTTAACGCAAATTTGGTGATAAAAGGTGACGTTGGGTTCTGGAACAAAATGCTGCGAGCTTACTTTTACGCTAAAACAACCAGCTCTTTCCAGATCAATTACAAAAGCAGTGCAATTCAGTGCTCTGCACCTGAAAATTTAAGCAACTGTCAATAAGCTCACTTTCGCTCAGGTCGTATATTTTTTGGGATCGACAACTCACTTCCGAAAACATGTTGTCGTGATTCCTTGAGAATTTATACCCTCGTACAGAATTGCACTTGAGTCTACGGACTCTGGTCTCATCCCGGCGACTTTTTCCCATCCGGTATTGTTTTGGTCACATTGCCGTAAACCAAGCACTGGAATATcaatttcatataatttttaatcttcgTCTAAATCATACTGAGCGAAATATGGTGATCGGTTTTTATGTATCTTTATCAAAAAATCTTCGTAACTTCAactacaaaatttttgaaaaccatTACTGGACCACGACAGTTCTCTAAGAAAAGTAAACTTTAACTAGTCTAGAACGTGGaattattgtttgtttttctgttttcaataattaatgtAGCTGTACTTTGAGGTAGCAAAATTCACGAGTACTAGTCGCCCCATTAACTCGATTCGACCACGATGAAGTTGATCCCAATGAATTTATTTGGATAAATTCAGTTTCATCTGGTGAGATGaaatggtattttttattgtcaACTATCTAATCTTAGCACATGTCTCTCAAAACGAGTGGTGTTTTTGAAATGGCTAAATAGGTCCAATGGTACCCATGATTTTTTCTCCGATTTAACTTTAACTTTTAGATAACAAATCTGCATCCGTACTCACCTGTACATATGGCACAAAGAAGCAATATAGATTGGATGTAAATGGTCCACgtcatttttttacacatttatGTAGTTTAACACACGTGGATATGTGCGCATGCATACGTGCATTTATGATTTTGATACGCGTATACGTGTGAAGATGTTGTCTGGACAAAACAATTGTGCGTGCGGATGTGTGAAGGAAAGTGCAAGTGTGTGTACGTGTTTGtgcaatcgaaaaaaaaaaaaaaaaactacggcGCCGCACTCTTTTCCACACTAGGAGATGCTTCCATACTTGCACAAAACCACCAACTCAAAGTTCGAACGATGATCTGCCGCTATGAATACGAGTGTCTTTGCATCCACCTCGCCATAGTCTTTCAGCTGCGGTATACGCGTCAATATATCTTACATAACAACGTGTCGAATTGACACGTGTACACGCGACTTATACTCAGCCGCATCACCGTCGCATTGtcatatttgaaaaacaagatAGCAAAACGTCGGATCCTGTCCGAATCTATTTGCAATTTACACTATTTACACCCCTTCGTTCTTCCTGGAGACACCAATATTTCCAGCATCATCGACGATGGTCTTCAAATGATGGTCCGAGTCTACTTCCAATCATCGGTTGAGCACAATGGAACTTTAGTAATCATTTGAGTCCCAACTAGCGGGTATAGTCAAAAAAAATACGTCTCTGTGACTGCAGTGGTAGGTGGGGTAGACCTTCAACACGTCATCACCGATGTCACAATTAACTAAGTTAATTTTTTAGTTCCCGGAGCAATTTACACCTTTTGTCCGCGTGTGGAGGAACGGACATAAAGTTATAGTTGCAAGTCAGATGCCACCTGACCGTATTCGAGCTCCTCGCACAGGTTCGAATTGCGAAAAATCACAACCGATGCGGGATTGCAAACGCGAAAAGTGCAGGCCGCTCTTCCGGTTTGCTCATACTCTGATCGCGTCAGAGTCGAGGTGAATACTGCGAGTCTGCATCCGATGCGGGTAAGCTTGTATATATCCGCGTGCATTGTCATATGGCAATGATGTGTTATGCCGTAATGCGTAAAGGCAAGTATTCCTCTATACGCGGGGGAAACGACGCACGGAACGCGATATACATCATTGTGCGATACTCGGTAGCAGGTACACCGTAAAACGTAGAACATACATAAGCGGCATTGTCCGACACCAGAACAGTGTCTTTAACGTCCTCCCCACGGCCCCTCAAGCAGTCCTCAAGCCCGTATAATCTGTCGCGGGCAACGCACACCTGAAAAAAACGAGCCCAAGGAACGAAACGGAAATGTGTGTCAATCGACCAAAGACAAACGTCGCTGACGACGGTGAAAAGTACAAGTGCTCATTTTTGGATCCTGTATTATGGACGGAGTGACGCGTCGGCCGCATGTCTTGAGCCGATAATGAACACGCTCTGCGATCTCGCCGGTGGAATGGGCACGCGGTGTCAAgagatttgaatgaaaatggaagaaaagaaaatccaGAGGGCCTATCGATGGGCGGAAAACGTCGACTCTGACAAAGAGAACACCAACCACGACCGCATTAATGCCTGGTCCATGAATGGCCGATCTATTGTTGTAATCAGGGTGAGGGTGTGGTGTTTCTCGATCTCTACGTCGTCGAGCTATGCGCGAAACGCCTATTCACGCGTCCTCGTTCCGTCGACGGAATATTTCTACCATATTATTGTCATGTTAATTTACTTAATTACCGAGgctgtatgtatatacacacactcGGGTCCATGCGTTCAGCCGGAACTCGTGTCATCAAACGAGACCTCTGCTTCGACTGAGCTATGTTCTATTATCAATGAAACCTGGGCGTGTTTCGGTACAACGTACCCTTAATAAAGGAAAGCGAATATCACGTGTACGCGTTATCAACTATACATTACCTCATTTATTttaggaattttattttcg is part of the Neodiprion virginianus isolate iyNeoVirg1 chromosome 5, iyNeoVirg1.1, whole genome shotgun sequence genome and encodes:
- the LOC124306233 gene encoding uncharacterized protein LOC124306233 isoform X3; translated protein: MLGLRQCDQNNTGWEKVAGMRPESVDSSAILYEGINSQGITTTCFRKCRALNCTAFVIDLERAGCFSVKVSSQHFVPEPNVTFYHQICVKVPSNCKLERLWQVERTLGAILVDPSARWLPEIMTRAQCYESCIAAGRNCRSARYRTAEDLRIGDTQGRCALSTLDRGSRPQAYRASMYRDEYLQNQCHNLSKADYCSYSEFENATMLYSDLRLPGLDETQCEERCDASLDGFNCRGYTVHRSYNSITASNLVCLLHADDTIGAGPSSLLYVPDLIYKEREPCLDLRVRCTNESLTVELSTDDAFWGRLYVSGWGERCGVQGSGKNLTSLRLVLPHREDLTMGRTIKCGLSPVISVNSRNRSRTIAWATVVVQFNPIIQRLGDQAVRVGCSLDGNDDPPQPRNITVHSDVHFIDPNAGLPPIVSTVVNSSSEAPMVRMRILDESLSRDATVTQLGQKLILRIEIIPPDGPFDIFAGHLVASSAGGDSSYLLLDEMGCPTDTSTFPALVRDVTDNSSLVAKFTAFKFPNSQLVRFNVVVKFCTGRCKPAHCSNDEYSYGRRRREISTAPTNANVTEITPKTIPDKIPLQFSIFVHSPVVSPDPLLSRDSSAPDTILVAGGQSLDGLLCVDAGLALGLLIFWLIVQIMLTIGCLVAVKRYRRLARRAEEDRADILARHLYGIHGGNFEVARRVRWADHNSSSVS
- the LOC124306233 gene encoding uncharacterized protein LOC124306233 isoform X2 gives rise to the protein MCKKMTWTIYIQSILLLCAICTVLGLRQCDQNNTGWEKVAGMRPESVDSSAILYEGINSQGITTTCFRKCRALNCTAFVIDLERAGCFSVKVSSQHFVPEPNVTFYHQICVKVPSNCKLERLWQVERTLGAILVDPSARWLPEIMTRAQCYESCIAAGRNCRSARYRTAEDLRIGDTQGRCALSTLDRGSRPQAYRASMYRDEYLQNQCHNLSKADYCSYSEFENATMLYSDLRLPGLDETQCEERCDASLDGFNCRGYTVHRSYNSITASNLVCLLHADDTIGAGPSSLLYVPDLIYKEREPCLDLRVRCTNESLTVELSTDDAFWGRLYVSGWGERCGVQGSGKNLTSLRLVLPHREDLTMGRTIKCGLSPVISVNSRNRSRTIAWATVVVQFNPIIQRLGDQAVRVGCSLDGNDDPPQPRNITVHSDVHFIDPNAGLPPIVSTVVNSSSEAPMVRMRILDESLSRDATVTQLGQKLILRIEIIPPDGPFDIFAGHLVASSAGGDSSYLLLDEMGCPTDTSTFPALVRDVTDNSSLVAKFTAFKFPNSQLVRFNVVVKFCTGRCKPAHCSNDEYSYGRRRREISTAPTNANVTEITPKTIPDKIPLQFSIFVHSPVVSPDPLLSRDSSAPDTILVAGGQSLDGLLCVDAGLALGLLIFWLIVQIMLTIGCLVAVKRYRRLARRAEEDRADILARHLYGIHGGNFEVARRVRWADHNSSSVS